Within the Bradyrhizobium ottawaense genome, the region CCGACAACAGCATCGTTCGCGTGCCCGATCTGGCCAGAGACCCCGACCAGACCGCGCTGCTCGAAGCCTATGACCGGGTCGCTGCCCCGATCGCCAACCGTCCGGCGGGGTCGGTGACCGAGACACTGTCGCGCACGCCGAACAATGCCGGCGAGAGTCCGCTCGGCGATATCATCGCCGACGCCCAGTTGGCCGCGACCAGCGCGGCGGCGAGCGGCGGCGCGGTGATCGCGTTCACCAATCCCGGCGGCGTGCGCACCGACATCGTGCGCAAGGACAACGGCGCGGTGACGTTTGCCGACCTGTTCGCCAGCCAGCCGTTCCGCAACCAGCTGGTGACGCTGACGCTGAGCGGAAAGCAGATCAAGGACATGCTGGAACAGCAATGGCTCGATCCGAAGCGGCCGCGGATCCTGCAGGTCTCAAAGGGGTTCGGCTACGCCTGGGACGGCGCCAAGGGCGACGGCGAGCGGGTCATCGCCGAGCGGATGTCGCTGAACGGACAACCGGTCGACCTCGCCGCGTCCTATCGCATCACGGTCAACAACTTCCTCGCCGTCGGCGGCGACGGCTTTACCGTGCTTCGGGACGGCACCCTGCCGCAAACCGGCAGCTACGACAGCGACGCGTTGCATACCTATTTCAAGGCGAACAGCCCGATCGGCCCCACGGCGGGCGGTCGCATCGTCAGGATCAACTGAACCGGAGAACTGGGCCGGCGTTATCCCGGCGGCGAGGGCTCTTTCCGAGCGGCCAATGAGCGCCTAGATTGAGCCCTTCCCGCAAAGCGCAATCGAAATGCGCCAGGATTTTGCATGACGCTGCTTCTGACGCATCCCGCCTGTCTCGACCATCTGACGCCCCCGGGGCATCCCGAACGCCCCGACCGGCTGCGCGCGGTCGCCGAGGTTTTGGGCGAAGACCGCTTCAAGGCGCTGGTGCGCGGCGAAGCGCCGGAAGGCAGCCTCGATTCCGTCTCGCTCTGCCATGGCGAGCATTATGTCGGCGAACTCCGCCACATCGCGCCCACCAGCGGCCTGATCTATATCGACGGCGACACCTCGATGTCGCCGGGCACCTGGGAAGCCGTGATGCGCGGCGTCGGCGGCGCGGTCGCCGCGACCGACGCCGTGATGGCAGGTCAGCATCAAAACGCCTTCGTCGCGGTGCGTCCGCCCGGCCATCACGCCGAGGTCAGCAAGCCGATGGGCTTCTGCTTCTTCGACAATGCCGCGATCGCCGCCCGTCACGCCCAGCGCAAATACGGCATCGGCCGCGCCGCGATCGTCGATTTCGACGTCCATCACGGCAACGGCACCCAGGACATCTTCTGGTCCGATCCGACCGTGATGTATTGCTCGACGCACCAGATGCCGCTGTTTCCCGGCACCGGCGCCAGCGGCGAGCGCGGCGAGCATGACACCATCGTCAATGCGCCGCTGGCCTCCGAAGACGGCAGCGCCAAATTCCGCGCGGCGTTCGAAAACCTGATCCTGCCGCAGTTGCAGAAATTCAGCCCCGAACTGATCATCATTTCGGCCGGCTTCGACGCACATTACCGCGATCCGCTGGCCTCGCTGAACGTCAAGGCCGAGGATTTCGGCTGGGTCACGCGCAAGCTGATGGACACGGCGAACGCCAGCGCGGGGGGACGGGTTGTCTCGGTGCTGGAGGGCGGCTACGACCTGCAGGGGCTGAAAGAGTCGGTGGCAGAGCACGTCACCGCATTGATGGCCGGCTAGATCCCCGCCACAATACGCCCCAATAAATTTGTTTGATTCTGCGCATCCTTCGGGGTCGCAACCGGGAACGCAATAATGGCCGATACTGCCCAGGCGGACGTCAAAAAACTCTCCTTCGAGCGCGCGATCGAGGAACTGGAAACGATCGTGCGGCGGCTCGAGGACGGCAAGGTGCCGCTGGAGGAGTCGGTCGCGATCTACGAGCGCGGCGAGGCCCTGAAACGGCGCTGCGAGGAATTGCTGCGGCAGGCCGAGGCGCGGGTCGACAAGATCACCACCGACGCCTCCGGCCAGGTCACCGGGACCGAGCCGCTCGACGTGCAGTAGGCCTCACGGCGGCTAATCCGCGCGGGCTTGGCTGATATTCGAAAAACACCATGCGAATTCAGCGCCCCGCGCCCGCCTGTGACATCACGCCTGCCCAATTTGTCATCGAATTAGCTCTTGGCGCGTGGAACGGCCTGATATAGTCCCGTTAGAGCCTTAGCGGTTCTAGTTGAAGCAGATCCGGGCTCTACTCTTTGTTTTGACGCGTTTTCTTGACGCGAACCGGTGTCCACTTCGCTCGAAAACGCTACGGCAGTCCGGGGACAGTACGTGCGCGTTCAGCACCGCCATATCATCTACATCCAGGGATACGATCCGCGCGGACTGGCGCAGTATTATCGCATGTTCAGGACCGAGCTGCGGAAGTTCTCGCGGCTTTACCAGCTAACCGCCACCCTGGGCCGTCCGAAGACAGCGCCCGATGGCGAGATCGCCTCCTGGACGATCGAGACCAAGGCGGACGACTGGCAGACCCACACCAATTGCGACTTCCTGCGGTTTGAGGATTTCATCCAGCGCGACCTCGCGCAGCCGATCTGGCGCACGGTGCTGCAGGCGGTCTGGATCTACTGGCGGCTGGTGTTCGCCGGCACCATTGCGCGGTTCTGGCGGGCGAACTGGCGGTTTGCGACCTTCATCACCTACCCGCATTTCCTGCTGCTGCTGGAGGCGATTGTTGCTGCCGGTCTCGCTTATGCGTTCGAGAAAGGGCTCGATGCGCTCGGCATCCCCGATGCCTTCAGCATCGCCGCGGCCCTGGCGGCGTTCGTCGCCGTGCTCGGCACCGTGCTCAAATACACCGAAAACCAGACCTATCTGCTCTACGTGCTCTCCGACACGATCTGGACCTGGGAATTTTCGCATCGCGCCCGTCCCGAATGGGACCAGCGCATCGACCGCTTTGCGCAGCACCTGGTCAAGACGGCGCGCGAGAGCGACGCCGAGGAAATCGTCATCGTCGGCCATAGCTCGGGATCGTTCCTGGGCACCGAAATGCTGGCGCGGGCGCTGCAGCTCGATCCCGACCTCGGGCGCCACGGCCCGCGCATCGTGCTTTTGACGATCGGCGGAAATTTCCCGATCGTCGGTTTCCACGCCGCCTCACAGCCGTTCCGCGAGCACTTGCGAATGCTGGCGGTCGAGCCTTCGATCGACTGGATCGACTGCCAGTCGCGCAAGGACGTGATGAATTTCTTTCCGTTCGATCCGATCGCCGGCCACGACATCGACGTCGGTTCCGCACGGCGCAATCCGAGAATCGTGTCGGTGCGGTTTCGCGACATCATCAGCCCCGCGCACTACAACGTGTTCCGCTGGAAGTTCTTCCGGGTCCATTTCCAGTTCGTGATGGCCAACGAGCGGCCCCATGCCTACGATTTCTTCATGATCGTCTGCGGACCGATCCCCCTCGCCGCACGCATGGCTGTCCCCGACGCCGCGCTTGATGTCGCGACCGGCGACCCGGCGACCCGCGAATGGGCCTGGAAAAGGATCGAAACGGCTAAAACGGATGCCTCCGGTGCTACCGAATTGGGCGAAATGGAACCATCTGTCCGCCGCAGCGGTTAAAAAGCTGCGGTATTACAATCCTGCGATCCGGAACCGGTCCGGTTCGGCGGGTTGGCTTTGGCCCCCGGTTTGGTGTAAAGCTTGCACTTCTATGGGCTGAGGAGCGCCGCCTGTCACCGCTTTACGGCGGCAGCAAGCACTTCAAATAGCTAAAGAAACTGACCGGGAAGGGTTAAAGCAACCAACGTGATGCATATCACATGGTTTGATCCGGAGTGCATCTAGGCTTTCAAATCAGGTACCGATCTGCCGAGATGGCAACGGCGTCTGGATTTTCACAGCGCGGTTAACGCGCACCCCATCTCGCGTCGGGCCGTTCGCCCCCGACATGCAAAATTGGAATATCGCTGTGACCACATTTAGTAAAACGCCGCTTCTCGATACCATCCGCACGCCCGACGATCTGCGCAAGCTCAAGATCGAGCAGGTGCAGCAGGTCGCCGACGAACTGCGGCAGGAGACCATCGACGCGGTGTCGGTGACCGGAGGCCATTT harbors:
- a CDS encoding histone deacetylase family protein — encoded protein: MTLLLTHPACLDHLTPPGHPERPDRLRAVAEVLGEDRFKALVRGEAPEGSLDSVSLCHGEHYVGELRHIAPTSGLIYIDGDTSMSPGTWEAVMRGVGGAVAATDAVMAGQHQNAFVAVRPPGHHAEVSKPMGFCFFDNAAIAARHAQRKYGIGRAAIVDFDVHHGNGTQDIFWSDPTVMYCSTHQMPLFPGTGASGERGEHDTIVNAPLASEDGSAKFRAAFENLILPQLQKFSPELIIISAGFDAHYRDPLASLNVKAEDFGWVTRKLMDTANASAGGRVVSVLEGGYDLQGLKESVAEHVTALMAG
- a CDS encoding exodeoxyribonuclease VII small subunit, encoding MADTAQADVKKLSFERAIEELETIVRRLEDGKVPLEESVAIYERGEALKRRCEELLRQAEARVDKITTDASGQVTGTEPLDVQ